The Williamsia sp. DF01-3 genome has a window encoding:
- a CDS encoding superoxide dismutase family protein, with amino-acid sequence MAQRSLRNLTGTRRIAALVAPAAAVALLVAGCSPDEEPTDAKGTTPSVLTGNPAPEDVGAIGAPSEGGEATAELQTPSGEPAGEATFTTAEGSVIVSVKAENLAPGFHGMHLHAVGKCEANSTPPTGGAAGDFLSAGGHLQVEGHSGHPASGDLVSIFIDEAGNGETTTASDAFSIEDIIDTSIMIHEKPDNFGNIPTKYAPAPDEETLATGDAGKRIACGVIEKS; translated from the coding sequence ATGGCGCAGCGTTCGCTCAGGAACTTGACCGGCACCCGGCGAATCGCCGCGCTGGTGGCACCCGCCGCAGCCGTCGCGCTGCTGGTTGCGGGTTGCAGTCCGGACGAAGAGCCGACCGACGCCAAGGGAACCACTCCCAGTGTGCTCACCGGGAACCCGGCACCCGAGGATGTGGGCGCGATCGGTGCGCCCAGCGAAGGTGGCGAGGCCACTGCCGAACTCCAGACCCCCAGTGGCGAACCGGCAGGCGAGGCGACGTTCACCACAGCGGAGGGTTCGGTGATCGTGAGTGTGAAGGCCGAGAACCTCGCCCCGGGGTTCCACGGCATGCACCTGCACGCGGTCGGCAAGTGTGAAGCCAACTCGACGCCTCCCACCGGGGGCGCAGCCGGTGACTTCCTTTCCGCGGGTGGCCACCTGCAGGTCGAGGGCCACTCCGGTCATCCGGCCAGCGGCGACTTGGTCTCAATCTTCATCGACGAGGCCGGCAATGGCGAGACCACCACTGCCAGTGACGCTTTCAGCATCGAGGACATCATCGACACCTCGATCATGATCCACGAGAAGCCGGACAACTTCGGCAACATCCCCACCAAGTACGCCCCCGCCCCTGATGAGGAAACCCTCGCCACCGGAGACGCGGGCAAGCGCATCGCCTGCGGTGTCATCGAAAAGAGCTGA
- a CDS encoding glutamate--cysteine ligase: MNNVRSIDFNASPRPTLGVEWEFALVDKQTRDLSNSAAQLFERVSELDNPSSGDRIHKELLRNTVELVTGICRTTGEAIADLEESLSVVRLIADDLGVDLFGAGTHPFALWSTQQLTPSPRYAELIERTQWWGRQMLIWGVHVHVGINHRDKVLPIVSSLLNQYPHLLALSASSPMWSGQDTGYASNRAMMFQQLPTAGLPFQFQRWSEFEKFVGDQMTTGIIENLNEIRWDIRPSPNLGTVEIRVCDGVSTIAELAGLVALIHCLVVDLDRRLDAGETLPDMAPWLVQENKWRAARYGLDAIIITDSDCNERLVTDDLYDMLDRLTPVAVDLGCADELASVADIPGRGGSYQRQRRTFADTGDMVAVVDQVVSELNR, translated from the coding sequence ATAAACAACGTTCGCTCCATCGATTTCAACGCTTCCCCACGGCCCACGCTGGGCGTGGAGTGGGAGTTCGCGCTTGTCGACAAACAGACGCGAGATCTGTCGAACTCAGCGGCGCAGCTGTTCGAGCGTGTGAGCGAACTGGACAATCCCAGTTCCGGGGATCGGATCCACAAGGAACTGCTACGCAACACCGTTGAATTGGTGACGGGTATCTGCCGTACCACGGGTGAGGCAATCGCCGACCTCGAAGAGTCGCTGTCGGTGGTGCGCTTGATCGCCGACGATCTCGGTGTGGATCTGTTCGGCGCAGGTACCCACCCGTTTGCACTGTGGTCCACCCAGCAGTTGACCCCGTCGCCGCGGTACGCCGAGCTGATCGAGCGGACCCAGTGGTGGGGCCGGCAGATGCTGATCTGGGGTGTTCACGTTCACGTCGGGATCAACCACCGCGACAAGGTTTTGCCGATCGTGTCGTCGCTGCTGAACCAGTATCCCCATCTGCTGGCGCTGTCGGCGTCGTCGCCGATGTGGTCGGGGCAGGACACCGGGTACGCCAGCAACCGGGCGATGATGTTCCAGCAGTTGCCCACGGCCGGCCTGCCGTTCCAGTTCCAGCGGTGGAGTGAGTTCGAGAAGTTCGTCGGTGACCAGATGACCACGGGCATCATCGAGAACCTCAACGAGATCCGTTGGGACATCAGGCCTTCTCCGAACCTCGGTACCGTCGAGATCCGGGTGTGTGACGGCGTCTCGACCATTGCCGAATTGGCCGGGCTCGTGGCACTGATCCACTGCCTGGTGGTGGATCTCGATCGGCGCCTCGATGCCGGGGAGACACTGCCCGACATGGCCCCTTGGCTGGTGCAGGAAAACAAATGGCGTGCAGCCCGTTACGGACTCGACGCGATCATCATCACCGACTCGGACTGCAACGAGAGGTTGGTGACGGACGACCTCTACGACATGCTCGACCGTCTCACTCCGGTCGCCGTCGACCTCGGGTGCGCCGACGAGTTGGCGTCGGTCGCCGACATCCCCGGCCGCGGTGGCTCGTACCAGCGTCAGCGGCGCACATTCGCCGACACAGGAGACATGGTGGCCGTGGTCGATCAGGTTGTCTCCGAACTCAATCGCTGA
- a CDS encoding AarF/ABC1/UbiB kinase family protein — MTGDDQLPPTSRVRRGSELGKVAAHSVARRVRSRAAGVGATPDERRSRAELDALAAADELITVLGSMKGAAMKVGQFLSMMDLGMVPAHARDGFHRKLAILRDNAPQVSSETMLEVVRNELGSNMSRIEFIDPAPIAAASIGQVYQARLMDGRDVAIKVQYPGIDRVVRADLKNLAMALRLYKGLLPTVDPQSFVREISGDMLSELDYRAEAANHRRLADRYAGHPFIQIPDVVESLCTSKVLTSELITGIPFDEITTLDADTRDQVGEVIYRFYCGSIHTDATFCGDPHPGNVMLADDGRVAFLDFGSCKTMSANARDLERRAVIAARAGDAAEVAQVLRQGHVLISEESIDDADVLSYVRDATWWHTDDAELTITPDIANGVMISAVHPATEYGSAAREQHFPEDNLIARRVEFYTCAMLGQLRATANWCRIEAEWLTGAEPETELGQIDLWWRRRTFSD; from the coding sequence ATGACGGGCGACGATCAGCTTCCCCCCACCTCTCGTGTACGCCGCGGGAGTGAACTGGGAAAGGTTGCCGCCCATTCGGTTGCCCGCCGCGTCCGCTCGCGTGCCGCCGGGGTGGGTGCCACACCCGATGAACGGCGTTCGCGCGCCGAACTCGATGCCCTCGCCGCCGCAGACGAACTCATCACCGTGCTCGGGTCGATGAAGGGCGCAGCGATGAAGGTCGGGCAGTTCCTGTCGATGATGGACCTGGGTATGGTACCTGCCCACGCGCGTGACGGCTTCCACCGCAAGCTGGCGATCTTGCGCGACAACGCCCCTCAGGTCTCCTCGGAGACGATGCTCGAGGTTGTCCGTAATGAGCTCGGCTCGAACATGTCCCGCATCGAGTTCATCGATCCGGCTCCGATTGCAGCCGCTTCCATCGGCCAGGTCTACCAGGCCAGATTGATGGACGGGCGCGACGTGGCGATCAAGGTGCAGTACCCGGGTATCGACCGGGTGGTCCGGGCAGACCTGAAGAATCTCGCGATGGCCCTGCGCCTCTACAAGGGCCTGCTGCCGACGGTGGACCCCCAGTCGTTTGTCCGGGAGATCTCCGGGGACATGTTGTCAGAGCTGGACTATCGGGCCGAGGCGGCCAATCACCGTCGTCTCGCGGACCGCTACGCCGGGCACCCGTTCATCCAGATCCCCGATGTCGTCGAAAGTCTGTGCACATCGAAGGTCCTCACCTCCGAGCTGATCACCGGGATACCGTTCGACGAGATCACCACCCTCGACGCCGACACACGAGACCAGGTCGGCGAGGTGATCTACCGCTTCTACTGCGGCAGTATCCATACCGACGCCACCTTCTGCGGCGATCCACACCCGGGAAACGTGATGCTCGCCGACGACGGCCGGGTGGCGTTCCTCGACTTCGGATCCTGCAAGACCATGTCGGCCAATGCCCGGGACCTGGAACGTCGTGCGGTCATCGCCGCTCGCGCCGGGGACGCTGCCGAGGTGGCTCAAGTCCTCCGCCAGGGACATGTGTTGATCAGCGAGGAGTCCATCGATGACGCCGACGTGCTGTCCTACGTTCGAGACGCCACCTGGTGGCACACGGACGACGCCGAACTGACCATCACCCCGGATATCGCCAACGGCGTCATGATCTCCGCGGTGCACCCGGCCACCGAGTACGGCAGCGCGGCGCGAGAACAACATTTCCCCGAAGACAATCTGATCGCGCGCCGCGTCGAGTTCTACACCTGCGCGATGCTCGGGCAACTCCGGGCAACGGCGAACTGGTGTCGGATCGAAGCCGAATGGCTGACGGGGGCCGAACCCGAAACCGAACTGGGTCAGATCGATCTGTGGTGGCGACGGCGGACGTTCAGCGATTGA
- the mnhG gene encoding monovalent cation/H(+) antiporter subunit G, protein MVSDILVAVLVLSGSTLAFTASVGILRFPDTLTRMHAATKPQTLGLLLVLIAAMIRLWDTVDFGMLVLTGIFALITAPVIAHRVGKLAYQEQRVRDDLIDSSELESPRSD, encoded by the coding sequence ATGGTCTCCGACATCCTCGTCGCCGTGCTGGTGCTGTCCGGTTCGACTCTCGCGTTCACGGCATCGGTGGGCATCTTGCGATTCCCCGACACGCTCACCCGCATGCACGCGGCCACCAAACCGCAAACCCTCGGCTTGTTGCTGGTACTGATCGCGGCGATGATCCGTCTGTGGGACACCGTCGACTTCGGGATGCTGGTGCTGACCGGGATTTTCGCGCTGATCACCGCACCGGTGATCGCGCACCGCGTCGGTAAACTGGCGTATCAGGAGCAACGGGTGCGAGACGACCTGATCGACAGCAGCGAGCTCGAATCCCCCCGCAGCGACTGA
- a CDS encoding monovalent cation/H+ antiporter complex subunit F: MNVVWMIAAGLLLAASVLTTARILIGPNTLDRLVALDTGVAMAMCSLAVWAAYSMDSTVVSGLVALSLLSFVGTVAVARFRVRDNEV; the protein is encoded by the coding sequence ATGAACGTGGTCTGGATGATCGCCGCCGGTCTGCTGTTGGCAGCATCGGTACTCACAACCGCACGGATCCTCATCGGCCCCAACACGCTCGACCGCCTGGTCGCCCTGGACACCGGTGTCGCGATGGCGATGTGCTCGCTGGCCGTGTGGGCCGCATATTCGATGGATTCGACAGTGGTGTCCGGCCTCGTCGCCTTGTCGCTGCTGAGTTTTGTGGGCACGGTTGCAGTCGCCCGATTCCGCGTCCGGGACAACGAGGTTTAA
- a CDS encoding Na+/H+ antiporter subunit E → MTDKPDPGQRPQPPAPRGPIRAHLVNAWRYSVIFLAWYSVKTFLFLKSHIHIKRWFGGNAREVAVRLWTMAWLTFVWVLLWGTYDIATVVSGLGIALLVLIALPLPRVPVEGRIHPLTILELVIRLVIDLFRSSLQVAWLSVRPGKPPLSAVVRARLAIKSDMVLTLAVDYLNLVPGTMVVEIDHSRRLLYVHLIDASSPEKVKAFYGQVATIERLFIKAFERESEWHASPYHGIDDEVGGQDSQDLRSGAQS, encoded by the coding sequence ATGACCGACAAACCCGACCCCGGACAGCGGCCCCAACCCCCGGCTCCCCGGGGCCCCATCCGGGCGCACCTGGTGAACGCCTGGCGTTATTCGGTCATCTTCCTGGCGTGGTATTCGGTGAAGACTTTCCTCTTCCTCAAGTCCCACATCCACATCAAGCGCTGGTTCGGCGGAAATGCGCGCGAAGTGGCCGTCCGGCTGTGGACGATGGCGTGGTTGACGTTCGTGTGGGTGCTGCTGTGGGGTACCTACGACATCGCGACGGTGGTCAGTGGTCTCGGTATCGCACTCCTCGTGCTGATCGCATTGCCCTTGCCGCGCGTACCGGTCGAGGGCCGGATCCATCCGCTGACGATCCTCGAACTGGTGATCCGGCTGGTGATCGACCTGTTCCGGTCGAGCCTGCAGGTGGCGTGGCTGTCGGTGCGCCCGGGCAAGCCACCCTTGAGCGCGGTGGTCCGGGCACGCCTGGCCATCAAATCCGACATGGTGCTGACCCTTGCGGTCGACTACCTCAATCTGGTGCCCGGCACCATGGTCGTGGAGATCGACCACAGTCGCCGTCTGCTGTACGTGCACCTCATCGACGCGAGCTCACCGGAGAAGGTGAAGGCGTTCTACGGGCAGGTCGCCACCATCGAAAGGCTGTTCATCAAAGCCTTCGAGCGTGAGAGCGAATGGCATGCCAGTCCCTACCATGGGATCGACGATGAAGTCGGTGGCCAAGACAGCCAAGATCTTCGGAGCGGAGCGCAGTCATGA
- a CDS encoding Na+/H+ antiporter subunit D, producing the protein MTLSHEWFSTLIVAPVLAPMMGAVLTLIMGRYPRFQRVVTVAAIAVAFVASCLLLYLTNRDGTYALHVGGWDSKGGDLGPLGITLVADQLSALMLVVSTAVLLCVMLYAVGQGIRDGTTEQPVSIFLPTYLLLCTGVCNAFLAGDLFNLYVSFEVLLAASFVLLTLGASADRVRAGVSYVMVSMVSSLIFLAGIAFAYAATGTLNLAEMAVRLEDVPDGTKGALYAVLLVAFGIKAAVFPLSTWLPDSYPTAPAPVTAVFAGLLTKVGVYAIIRAHTLLFPGGAMDRVLLVAGLLTMLVGIFGAIAQSDIKRLLSFTLVSHIGYMIFGIALSTEFGLSGAIYYVAHHILVQTTLFLVVGLIERQAGSASLRRLGGLAASPLLAALFLIPALNLGGIPPFSGFIGKVALIEAGVQEGSVLAWILVAGSVVTSLLTLYVVARVWTKAFWRPRADAPDGDMADAGPAALLEGSADVSFDDRADVGRMPIGMVVPTIAMVAAGLVLTLWAGPFFEFTESAAADLIDSSIYLDAVLGAGGPR; encoded by the coding sequence ATGACCTTGTCGCACGAGTGGTTCTCGACGCTCATCGTCGCGCCCGTCCTCGCCCCGATGATGGGCGCGGTGCTGACCCTGATCATGGGGCGGTACCCCCGATTCCAGCGTGTGGTCACAGTCGCGGCGATCGCGGTCGCGTTTGTCGCCTCGTGCCTCCTGCTCTATCTGACGAACCGCGACGGTACGTATGCCTTGCACGTCGGCGGTTGGGATTCCAAGGGCGGTGACCTCGGCCCCCTGGGTATCACGCTTGTGGCTGACCAGCTCTCGGCGTTGATGCTGGTGGTGTCCACCGCGGTGCTGCTCTGCGTCATGCTCTACGCCGTCGGGCAGGGTATCCGCGACGGCACCACCGAACAGCCGGTGTCAATTTTCTTGCCGACCTATCTGCTGTTGTGCACCGGCGTCTGCAACGCCTTTCTCGCCGGCGACCTGTTCAACCTGTACGTCTCGTTCGAGGTGCTGCTCGCCGCGAGCTTTGTGCTGCTCACTCTTGGTGCCAGCGCAGACCGGGTGCGCGCCGGCGTCTCGTACGTGATGGTCTCGATGGTGTCGTCACTGATCTTCCTGGCAGGCATCGCGTTTGCGTATGCAGCCACCGGCACGCTGAATCTCGCGGAGATGGCGGTCCGGCTCGAAGATGTTCCCGACGGGACCAAAGGTGCGCTCTACGCGGTGCTGCTGGTGGCGTTCGGCATCAAGGCCGCGGTCTTCCCGTTGTCGACGTGGCTGCCAGACTCCTACCCCACAGCCCCCGCCCCCGTCACTGCGGTCTTCGCCGGCCTGCTCACCAAAGTCGGTGTGTACGCGATCATCCGCGCGCACACCCTGCTGTTCCCCGGCGGCGCAATGGACCGGGTGCTGTTGGTGGCCGGACTTCTCACGATGTTGGTGGGGATCTTCGGCGCCATCGCGCAGTCCGACATCAAACGTCTGTTGTCGTTCACCCTGGTCAGCCACATCGGGTACATGATCTTCGGCATCGCTCTGTCCACCGAGTTCGGGCTGTCGGGCGCGATCTATTATGTGGCGCACCACATTTTGGTCCAGACGACTCTGTTCCTCGTGGTGGGGCTGATCGAGCGACAGGCAGGCTCGGCGTCACTACGACGTCTTGGCGGTCTGGCGGCCAGTCCTCTGCTCGCTGCCTTGTTCCTGATCCCAGCGCTCAATCTGGGCGGCATCCCGCCGTTCTCGGGCTTCATCGGCAAGGTCGCACTGATCGAGGCGGGTGTACAAGAGGGCAGCGTGCTGGCCTGGATCCTGGTGGCCGGCTCGGTGGTGACCAGCCTGCTGACCCTCTACGTCGTCGCCCGCGTCTGGACCAAGGCGTTCTGGCGGCCGCGCGCTGATGCTCCCGACGGTGACATGGCCGATGCGGGACCGGCAGCGCTTCTCGAGGGCTCGGCCGACGTGTCGTTCGACGACCGCGCCGACGTGGGCCGGATGCCGATCGGCATGGTGGTCCCGACCATTGCCATGGTGGCTGCCGGACTCGTGTTGACGTTGTGGGCCGGGCCGTTCTTCGAGTTCACCGAATCGGCCGCTGCCGACCTGATCGACTCCAGCATCTACCTCGACGCCGTCCTGGGCGCAGGAGGTCCCCGATGA
- a CDS encoding Na(+)/H(+) antiporter subunit C: MTINLGLMIVVALMAACGVYLLLERSLIRMLLGLLLVGNAINLMIVTVSGAMGNPPIIGRTSEGRTGDADPLAQGMVLTAIVITMGIAAFVLSLAYRSFMINTDDEVDDDPEDLKVKSQSSATAPDRDRSDDPITGLDTFRGDLFDDDGNPLTDEQLRARAELHQTDLLPSADDSDDFEPTDRDGDGR, encoded by the coding sequence ATGACCATCAACCTCGGCCTGATGATCGTGGTCGCTCTGATGGCCGCCTGCGGCGTCTACCTGTTGCTCGAACGCAGTCTCATCCGCATGCTGCTCGGACTCCTGTTGGTGGGCAACGCGATCAACCTGATGATCGTCACCGTCTCAGGAGCCATGGGCAATCCGCCGATCATCGGTCGCACGTCGGAGGGCCGCACCGGAGACGCCGATCCGCTGGCGCAGGGCATGGTGCTCACGGCCATCGTCATCACGATGGGCATCGCTGCCTTCGTCCTGTCGTTGGCCTACCGCTCCTTCATGATCAACACCGATGACGAGGTGGACGACGATCCCGAAGACCTCAAGGTGAAGTCGCAGTCGAGCGCCACCGCACCCGACCGCGACCGCAGCGACGACCCGATCACCGGTCTCGACACGTTCCGGGGCGACCTGTTCGACGATGACGGCAACCCACTCACCGACGAACAACTGCGCGCCCGTGCCGAGTTGCATCAGACCGACCTGCTGCCCAGCGCCGACGACAGTGATGACTTCGAGCCGACCGACCGTGACGGTGATGGCCGATGA
- a CDS encoding Na+/H+ antiporter subunit A, whose product MIAVLAALAITAVLAPAIITALGRRGFYLLALAPLGGLVWVVLNWPDDEHGVRTESFSWVPALQMNIDFRFDTLAAVMSVLVLGVGALVLCYCAEYFSEVRRRVAGFAAEMVAFAGAMFGLVISDNMLVLYIFWELTTVLSFLLVGFYAVRATSRRAATQALLVTTAGGLAMLVGIVMLGEKAGSYLLSDIVADPPVGWTVTVAIVLILIGALSKSAIFPFHFWLPGAMAAPTPVSAYLHAAAMVKAGIFLVARLAPGFSDLVSWDVLVVGLGCATMVLGGFRSLREYDLKLVLAFGTVSQLGFLMVLVGIGDEDVAMAAMAMLVAHALFKASLFMVVGIIDHSTGTRDLRKLARLGHSTPVLAGIAALAAASMAGLPLTLGFVGKETAFAEIWDTGALNEWQGPVVVLVLVLGSTLTVAYSLRFLWGAFGRKRKAEPSPAVARMHRPSAAFQAPAAILAVAGVVSGPLAGLIGKRVEPYAETVPSYDEGIAHLSLWHGFNLALGFTAIAVVAGTALFLLVRELGRLGFVRPALGNADRIYDAVLRGADTISINLTRNTQRGSLPLTQGVIVITLVLLPTIVLFLGQRNRLEINGFESPVQFVIGGIMVAAAIAATVLRNRLAAVLVVGVTGYSCGVLFALHGAPDLALTQFLVETLTLVIFVLVLRKLPAEAENRHATGFKPLRALLGLAFGALLVVVGLFAAAARNTIPMSTEIPYAAYKYGNGSNAVNVLLVDIRAWDTLGEVSVLMVAATGVASMVFRHRRFGAAPRVADATRARTPRPETDGEQLFGERTTWLRGSDFRDPRHRSMVLEATTRLLFPTMIVLSLYFFYAGHNAPGGGFAGGLTMGLALVLRYLAGGRYELGEALPIDAGRILGVGLGLSAGTAAASILLGAPALSSATFEFTLPIFGDVKLVTALFFDLGVYLIVVGLVLDVLRSLGARLDEDNPRVRRDADQSEPEEVAAR is encoded by the coding sequence TTGATCGCAGTCTTGGCCGCCTTGGCCATCACGGCTGTGCTGGCCCCTGCGATCATCACCGCCCTGGGCAGGCGTGGCTTCTACCTCCTCGCGCTCGCACCGCTGGGCGGCCTGGTGTGGGTGGTGCTCAACTGGCCCGACGACGAACACGGCGTCCGGACGGAATCCTTCAGCTGGGTCCCCGCCCTGCAGATGAACATCGACTTCCGCTTCGACACGCTCGCGGCCGTCATGTCTGTTCTGGTGCTCGGGGTCGGAGCCCTGGTGCTCTGTTACTGCGCCGAGTACTTCAGCGAGGTGCGTCGTCGGGTTGCCGGCTTCGCGGCCGAGATGGTGGCGTTCGCCGGCGCGATGTTCGGGCTGGTCATCAGCGACAACATGCTGGTGCTCTACATCTTCTGGGAACTGACCACGGTGCTGTCATTCCTGCTGGTCGGTTTCTACGCCGTCCGCGCGACGAGCCGCCGAGCCGCCACCCAGGCCCTGCTCGTGACCACGGCCGGTGGACTCGCGATGCTGGTCGGCATCGTGATGCTGGGCGAGAAAGCCGGCTCCTACCTGTTGTCGGACATCGTGGCCGACCCCCCGGTCGGGTGGACGGTCACCGTGGCCATCGTCCTGATCCTGATCGGTGCGCTCAGCAAGTCGGCGATCTTCCCGTTCCACTTCTGGCTTCCCGGTGCCATGGCGGCCCCCACCCCGGTCAGCGCCTATCTGCATGCCGCGGCCATGGTCAAGGCCGGAATCTTCCTGGTGGCCAGGCTCGCCCCGGGCTTCTCGGACCTCGTGTCATGGGACGTCCTGGTGGTCGGGCTCGGCTGCGCCACCATGGTCCTCGGCGGATTCCGATCGCTGCGCGAATACGACCTCAAGTTGGTGCTCGCCTTCGGAACGGTCTCGCAGTTGGGGTTCCTGATGGTGCTCGTCGGCATCGGTGACGAGGACGTCGCGATGGCGGCGATGGCGATGCTGGTGGCCCATGCGCTGTTCAAAGCGTCGCTGTTCATGGTGGTCGGCATCATCGACCACTCCACCGGCACCCGCGACCTGCGCAAACTCGCCAGACTCGGTCACAGCACCCCTGTGTTGGCGGGCATCGCCGCACTCGCGGCCGCCAGCATGGCGGGCCTCCCCCTCACCCTGGGATTCGTCGGCAAGGAGACCGCCTTCGCCGAGATCTGGGACACGGGCGCCCTGAACGAATGGCAGGGGCCGGTGGTGGTCCTGGTGCTGGTACTCGGATCCACTCTGACCGTCGCCTACTCGCTGCGATTCCTGTGGGGCGCCTTCGGCCGCAAACGCAAGGCCGAGCCCAGCCCAGCAGTGGCGCGCATGCACCGTCCGAGCGCTGCGTTCCAGGCGCCGGCGGCGATACTCGCGGTCGCCGGGGTGGTCTCCGGTCCACTCGCCGGACTCATCGGCAAGCGCGTGGAGCCCTACGCAGAAACGGTTCCCAGCTACGACGAAGGCATAGCCCACCTTTCGCTGTGGCATGGCTTCAACCTCGCCCTAGGTTTCACGGCCATCGCAGTGGTCGCAGGCACTGCACTGTTCCTCCTGGTGCGCGAACTCGGCCGGCTGGGTTTTGTGCGTCCCGCGCTCGGTAACGCCGACAGGATCTACGACGCGGTGCTGCGCGGCGCGGACACCATCTCGATCAACCTCACCCGCAACACCCAGCGGGGGTCGTTGCCACTCACCCAGGGTGTCATCGTGATCACGCTGGTGCTCCTACCCACGATTGTCCTCTTCCTCGGGCAACGGAACAGGCTGGAGATCAACGGCTTCGAGTCTCCCGTCCAGTTCGTGATCGGCGGGATCATGGTGGCCGCAGCGATCGCCGCCACCGTCCTGCGCAACCGGCTCGCCGCCGTCCTCGTCGTCGGGGTCACCGGCTACAGCTGCGGCGTGCTGTTCGCCTTGCACGGCGCACCCGATCTCGCGCTCACCCAGTTCCTGGTGGAGACACTGACGCTGGTCATCTTCGTACTGGTCCTGCGAAAACTCCCCGCCGAGGCGGAGAACCGCCATGCCACCGGGTTCAAGCCGTTGCGGGCCTTGCTCGGCCTGGCGTTTGGCGCGCTACTCGTGGTCGTCGGTCTGTTCGCCGCCGCCGCCCGCAACACCATTCCGATGTCCACCGAGATCCCCTACGCCGCATACAAATATGGCAACGGCTCCAACGCGGTCAACGTACTGCTCGTGGACATCCGCGCATGGGACACCCTCGGTGAGGTGTCGGTCCTGATGGTTGCCGCAACCGGTGTCGCGTCGATGGTGTTCCGCCACCGCCGGTTCGGTGCCGCACCACGTGTGGCCGATGCGACCAGGGCACGCACTCCCCGACCTGAAACCGACGGCGAGCAGCTGTTCGGTGAACGCACCACGTGGTTGCGTGGCAGCGACTTCCGCGATCCACGCCATCGGTCGATGGTGCTCGAGGCCACCACACGGCTGCTCTTCCCGACGATGATCGTGTTGTCGCTCTACTTCTTCTACGCGGGTCACAACGCTCCGGGCGGCGGATTCGCAGGTGGTCTGACGATGGGCCTGGCGCTGGTTCTGCGTTACCTGGCCGGCGGCCGATACGAACTCGGCGAGGCGCTACCGATCGACGCGGGGCGCATTCTCGGCGTCGGGCTCGGCCTGTCTGCCGGTACCGCTGCCGCGTCGATTCTGCTCGGCGCACCTGCCCTCTCGTCGGCGACGTTCGAGTTCACGCTGCCGATCTTCGGCGACGTCAAACTGGTGACCGCCCTGTTCTTCGACCTGGGTGTCTACCTCATCGTGGTGGGCCTGGTGCTCGACGTACTGCGCAGTCTCGGCGCCCGGCTCGACGAAGACAATCCACGGGTGCGCCGCGACGCCGACCAGTCCGAGCCCGAGGAGGTGGCGGCACGATGA
- the aroQ gene encoding gamma subclass chorismate mutase AroQ: MRAVRIVASFLVMSLAAVGAVLAGPTAHATPVGHDRVVQLVNTIGDRLIVAHEVAQSKWHSGSPINDPVRAATVIQAASDSADAHGLDRARVAAFFTDQVQAATGVQYAYHSTWTLSDQAQLSIPNPPLSDLRTKLDSISSRLLTDLAGVRSANTSPQFCQLSVVAASGPTAARVIADAGDPAMIPSIVTAMRVAVQHIC, translated from the coding sequence ATGCGGGCAGTACGAATCGTTGCGTCGTTCCTGGTGATGTCGTTGGCCGCGGTCGGTGCGGTGTTGGCGGGCCCAACAGCTCATGCGACGCCGGTAGGCCATGATCGAGTCGTCCAGCTGGTCAACACTATTGGTGACCGTCTGATCGTGGCCCATGAGGTCGCCCAGTCTAAGTGGCACTCCGGCAGCCCGATCAACGACCCTGTTCGTGCGGCTACGGTCATCCAGGCCGCGTCGGACTCGGCGGACGCTCACGGGCTGGATCGAGCGCGGGTGGCTGCGTTCTTCACCGATCAGGTTCAGGCGGCGACCGGTGTTCAATATGCGTATCACTCCACATGGACCCTCTCGGACCAAGCGCAGTTGTCCATCCCGAACCCGCCGCTGTCGGATCTACGGACCAAGCTCGACAGCATCTCGTCACGCCTCCTGACCGACCTTGCCGGAGTGAGGTCGGCGAACACCTCACCGCAGTTCTGCCAACTGTCGGTAGTCGCGGCAAGCGGTCCGACCGCTGCACGGGTCATCGCCGATGCCGGCGATCCCGCAATGATTCCTAGCATCGTGACGGCAATGCGGGTTGCAGTGCAACATATTTGCTGA